Below is a genomic region from Dioscorea cayenensis subsp. rotundata cultivar TDr96_F1 chromosome 14, TDr96_F1_v2_PseudoChromosome.rev07_lg8_w22 25.fasta, whole genome shotgun sequence.
AAGTTGGACAggattggtgtttttttttttaaaacagctACAAATCATTCATGGGAAGGACATTATAATCAACATCATAATGGacgaaaaataaatatatcccTTATATACAGCGGGAATTGGCATTGGCAGCAGCGGTCGGGGATTTTACGAACTTGAGTTAATCCGCTCCACCGACAGTGAGCGGATTCTTCCAAAAAATGGCACCTCGGTCGCGTGATCACCGCCTTCTTCCATTGCCAAAACAATGGTacaaaaaagaggagaaaagaaAAGTAGGTCAGCTGTCATCGTCCATGGCTCCGATGTATGTGAGATCGGTTCTTCTCACCCTTACAGCACCCTTGAGCCAACTGCAGGCCTTGAGGTTAGAGTGATCGGCACCGGGGCCACCTACATTGCTGCTATTGTTCGAGGCTGATGCGGTTCCCGTCCCGTCTTCCAGCAAGGTCCATGGATCAATTTCCATGTCAAGGTCCTGGGCAGTCGATGACCGGGATTTTCCTTGCATTGTAGTCGTTGGCCGAGCCGATGGAACGGAAGTTCTTTGATTTCCTGCATGTTGACTTGGCGTTGACATGCCTGGTTGCAGCGACGCAAGTGCTGTTGATGTTAAGAGAGGAGGGTGGCAAGAGATGGTTAATGGTGGAGAGGGTGGTAGCTCAGGCATTGCAGCTTGGATCCGTCTTCGAATTGCTGCAGGTAATTCCATCCGGTCTAGTTCGACCTGCGAAATATAAGAACCGAGAGTTGATGATTATTGAAGATTTTTTCTGTGAATTAAACAAGTCTAACATGCAAGaccaaaattaaatttagcaCAGCAAAGACCAAAATGAGTGAATTAAATATAAGAACACGAATGtgcatgattttttaattacagGAATAGTAGAGAGGATAAACCTGCAATTTTTCCGACACCTCTCGATCAACAGCAGAAAAATCTCGAGATTTGAGGGTTGACTTGGAGATGGGCTTGGCTTTCAGCCAACTCGGTTTGAAGTTGCCAAGTAAACAATGGAGGACGCACAGAAACCTGTCAAACAGGCTATCACCGGAACGGTCCAATGAGGCAGTGATCGGTGCATTTACAAGAtattcttcctctcttctcGGAGTTTTATGTGTAATTAAATGACAGGCATCGGCATCTTCTTGAACAACACGGGTTCCAAGAAGACGAAGTATGACAGCAGCAAGTGTATGTCTCATGTTCCTCGCAGATTGCTCCCTGAAACTTGCATGCATTAGATTTAGGACAGTGAGAGAATAAATGTTAACATAGGAACCATCATGCAACAGATCACTATACTTATTATTAACCAAATAGGGCTTAAacaaagataacaaaataaaaataagataaataaaatttaagggAAGATGCTAAGATAATAATCACTGATGAATATCATTTATAGGGCAAACAATTGAAAGCCACAAGACATGACAATATGAACCATGAACCAAACTTGAGGGGCCAAATGTGgctttaattaattcattgattttattgCTACCCAACTCAAATTTTAGCACCAGAAGATTTTGCAAACAAGGCTTGATTTAACAAGAGGACATAGCCTACTTTAAGACAAGATGGTTGCATGACCAAAACTAAGATTTAGACTAAAATAGAGccaaatataagaaaacattgatgaTAAATACAATATTAGTTCAGTATTACCTGTCCGCACATATGATAGGAAGCAACCGCAAAAGAAATTGCAATCGCAACCACATGGATGCCCTCAATGCCGCAGCGGAGGGTGGGGAGGACTCTGTTACACCTGTAATTCTTCTACCCAACCCAGGACTTCCGCCTCTCAAGCCTTTACGACTGCTGCCTTTACTAGAAGAAACTTCAACAGCAGAAGAAGCAGAGCCAGATTGTTTACCACCACCACGGGTGAGCATATTGATTTGTTGCTCAATGGTACTCAATTGTTTGATTAGTTCTGTAGCAAATGAATTCCGTGAATCACTGGAACTCCGGTCAATACAGGGTAGCACCAATTCTGCAAGAGCTCTATCAGTGATATACTGCTGGCCAGGAGAGAAGCCTTCGGCATCAAACAATTGAAAGCTCATTCTGCCAGGCCTTTTGACTTCAACACCTTCATCAACAACTTCCCCTTCTTCAATGGAAGTAACTTCCATCTTCCTTTTATCAGTTTTGTCAATTGGTCCATTTGCATTGGGGGATGACCAACCCCATGGTTTCCAAAACTGAGCTTTACTTGTAAAGCCTCTGAGCTGAGCAAGAGTAGCAAGTCGCTGCCGAATGGATTTTCGTCCCAGGAGAACATCACTGCCAGCTAAAACCCATTTTGTATTCTGTAGCAGGAACTCCTCTAATGACTTCCCAAGAAGATTAACGACTTCTGAGTAAAGTGATGCTGCATCGGGTCTCACAAGTAACCTTGTCAGAACAATTTCAATAAAATTGCGCTCATTCTCGGAAAGTGAAAAGTTCTCAGCCTTGGGAGAGAGAGATTTAATTGCCTCAACCAACTGCATGTTATGAGTATCAATTTTTTCAATAAGAGCCTGCTCATTCAAGAGGAGCCTCAACTCAACCCACTGCCAATGGAATTTGGCAGGTTGCAGTGTATCTAAAACTTGCTCAAGCTGATCTAGAAGCTTTGTCTCATTTTCAGAATATGCTCGTGGCTCACCGGGGACAGAAACCCATGACCCATCCTCCTTCATTAATGTAAACGGCGGCATTTTGCAATCGATTAGGGCATTTAGAATCAATCTTGCCCGAAGGGGAATAAATGCCATTGTTTTCAAATGCTTGTCTGGACTGTGTGTTTCAAGCATCGATGCAAATTCAAAATCACCAATGTCAGAGGCTAAAAGGTCATACAACATTCGCGTGTTCCGCAAGCATAGATCTCGGAATGGCTGGTGTTTGATAGCATCTCCAATGGCCATGGATAAGTGTTGATATAATTGAATATCTTCACGCGTTGCAATGTTGCTGTTGAGAATGTATGGCCTCCAAATGACCATTGCAAATATAGAATATGCAGGAGGGAACACCATACTAAGAGGAAGCATGCGCTGCATCCGTGAAAGAGCTGATGTGTATGGTTCACCAAGAATCTCTGCAACTAGTCCATCAAACACTGTTCTGCAGTTGCCAATAAGCACCCGGAACCAATGAACAGATACCTCAATACAGTGATCAATCTTGAATGTCCCAAAAGATCTGGACATGCCATTAGAACTGGATCTTGAACTCCTAATGAACATCTGAACATCCAAACCATCCTTTAATTTGAAAACAGAAACCATCCTTTCAAGGCTAGCAACTCCATGCACAATAGCCCCCACAACAAGTGCAGATACAGAAGCCGCAGCTTTACCGGCCCTTCCAACAAATGtttttgaagaattatttaAGTTCTCATTTGGATGATTTAGATTGCCATCATGGTTTTCAGGAGATGGTTGAAACTGACTGCGAGAAGGCTTTCCAGGAGAAAAGGCGTTAGAAACAGCTGAAGAAGCTTCATTGGCTAAAGTTACATCAAATATGCGACCCAAACGTTCTCCAAGAGATTCTTTAAGGAGACAGAGAGAAAGTATGTGAATCCGTAATATGTGTCGGGCGCAATTTATTGAACTTGATGTCGAAGAAAACAATTGATAGTTATTGCCTGCAAGTAAATccaatatttttgctacagcATGCCCTACATTGCCAACAATTGCAGAAACAGCAGCAGCAACTCCAGTGGGGTCCCATTCTTGAGATGCACTGCCATTCTGACAAATACAATCACATAgaccaaaaaaaatttcttgagcTATATGATGTCCTTCATCCATTTTTTCTGAGGAATTTttaacagcagcagcagcaaaagGTTTTCTTTCCTTTCCATAGAAGTATTGCACAGCCTCCTCAATGCGTCTTTGTACCAATTCTTTCATAATTCCACTAAATCTTGACATCCTCCCACTAAACTTTTGACGCAAATTATCATCAGAATCATCCATTCCTCCAGGTACACCGGGGGAAAATCCCATATTAGAATCCGCTTGTCGTATAGCATCAAGTTCCGCAAGCGTTCTCTGATCACATGTAGTTCTGAAGTTCTTTTCCCATTCACTCCCTATATCACGATATTTCTTCAATAGATTCCGAGCATAAGTAAGAGAAGCTGTGCCATGAGACCTTCCATTAGTGGGCAGCACAGTCACAACTCGATGCATGGCAGCAGTTAGGACTTCAGGGAGAAGATCTGACGATACAAGCACATTTTCATACCTGAACACATGAGACAGTTATGTAACCACCAAAGAACAAGCAATGAATTATAATATCATGACACAAAGATATCACATTAGCATTGGCAGGAGacactcatttttttattaatttaaccAGAGCTAAAGAATACGCAGAGTTTCAAACCAATTaacgattaaaaaaaataaaaatcaagcatatttaaattaaagaaaggaTAAAAACTATGGCGCTTCAATAACCAGGAATGGTTAATTAAATGTTATCCCAAGGATTATCCAAATTTTCAGTATACCAGAcagataataacaaataattagtCTAAATTACCATAAACTTGTATGCCAATGGTCTGTCTTTTTATGCGTGTGAACATGCACTAGGATGGATGATGAGATCAAACCTGACAGTAGAATTCAGTAATGTGAACCCAAAATAAGTAGTCAAGACAGTTCATAGTTCACAGTTCACATAAAgggattaagaaataaataacactTGACAATCCACGGTTCAGAGCACtctttatgaaaataaaaagacacCAAAATCGACACAATTTGGATGCTTCTCACCTGAAGTTGGACAAAGATCATGCTACCCACATGAAATACCCTCACACAAGGAGAAATTTATACTGTATGTGCTCTACGGTCTATAGTTCAAAATTAATATACCAATTCTCACTTATAGTGAGACATAATATTAAATGAGCATTTACATCAGTCTTAAAGtatagaaaaaacaaaacagcTAGACCAATGAACTCCTTCCAAAGAAAGTAGTTTAGAGCAGAAATTAACACTCCTGATGCTATGATCACTAAAACACTGCATTTAGacagaagaaaataaaagaacttGCAGTAGTTTAATTTCCTGTCTTTGTGACAGATAAAACATTTCAAATCAGTATGAGAAGCAAGGTATGAAACAGATGTGTtacatacaaaaaataaataaataaataaaattataggcTTTAATTTCAGTGACATAATGTAAGATAACTTTATTAGTTTATTGCATGATCATGTTGAACATACTAAAGtggttaaagaaaaaaataaaataagaggatTAGAACAAAATTAAGAGAATTACTCCTAAGTAGAAAGGCCACTCCCAatcataaaaggaaaaaaagcatTAAGATCTAAACTGGGAAAATGGCCTGATAGCTtttaacaacaaagaaaaacatgataagCAGGCTCATATTGAAGAAAATCAACCcttatgcaaaaataaaaaatgcagaTATACATTGCAttttaccaaataaaaaaataaaataaataagatttacCTTTGAAGAGATGATAGCAAGAATGCCTCCCCTACATCACAGATAgtgttttccttatttttggTTGGCATCATTGCATTCCTCCCAATGTGAGCAGTAGAACTTGGTCCACCAAAAACCTTGGGAAATAACCAAACAAGAAGCTTTGCAGCTGCAGTTAAGTCCAAGGAAATATCCAGCAAGTACAAAATGGTAGAGAGCTCGTCTTCAGTAAGTCTCCATCGTACAATGTTTCTGTCCTCGAATgaggtggaaaatgaagaagcatAATGGCCAGCCTTGGAAGCAGTCTTTTCATTCCCTTCAACTAATTGTCTGATCGTGGTTACCAACCAAACTGAAATCGACCTCTTTTCAAGCATTCTTAGTTGTTTTAAAGTTCTGCTAATATCAGATAGAGACACCATTTTCATCCGGTCTGCATCATTAGGGTTTTCTCCTGCCAAAGCAGATTTATGATGGGGGCAGCTCACCTTATTGTCACATACATGGCTGGTCGATGCTCCATGGCTACTTTCAATTCTATTAGCTTGCAACTGCGCTAGACTCTGAGTTTTGCGCCTGCCTCTTGAACCAGGTTTAGATGACTTCAGAGGAGGTTCAACCTTAAATGACTCCTGGGGCTTGGGGCCCTTCCTAGTCCACCAAATATCTTCATCATCTAACCAGTTTGAAGAAAacccttgaaagggagagctcCTCTCATCATCTAATTTTTGCCTCTTTGCTCTCCTACACTCCTCACAGCCTGGTGTCACATCTATCACATCAGATTTGCCACTCAATGAACCTAAACTTCTCTTATTGCTTCGTTGAGATTCATCAAATCGTGATTCTGTAGATAGAGAACAAGGGCCTGGGATGTGGAGCAGACTTGAAATGGCAACCTTCAGCTCAGCAATCTTCACCTTTGATTTCTCATTATTCGCTGTCATTGCACTCAAAGCTACATTGAAGTTTCTATGACTTTCCAACAAAGAGGGTGAAGCACCATCTCTAAAAGCAACAGAATGATCTTTTTGTTTCTGTGAAGAAAACCCCAACCGGATGCCACTTCCAGCTTTTGACTGGGAGGATTTACCTCCAAGATAACCTTGAAGCACAAGTCGTCGCTCATTTGAGTAAACATTCACTGCCTCCTTTAGCAGTGGGACTTTTGTGATTCTTGCTTCTTCCATAACATCAAACAAGCAGGAACCAGGCAGCTGCTTCAGAATTTGATAGTGTCTTTTCTGTCTTTCCAAATCGAACTGAGACTCATCTCTATCCATAATCCCACTAATTATTAGTTGTCTCACATAAGCCTGGGGATAAAAAATACCATAGCGAACAAGTTCCATGACAAAAACCATAAGACATTTAAGACCTTCACCTTTCCCAGCTACATGCTGGTCTAACCAGCATACAATAACATCATGCAGTGGACCTGGACTTTGAAATAAATCCACTTTGTGCTTTTTATTGCTCAAGCCTTTAGAGGAATTTTCAATCCCAGTAACATTTTCTACAATGGTTCCGCCTGACAAACTATCGTGAAGGGAAGCAGCTTTTCCAATGTTGCCAACAACAATTTGAGAACTGCTATCAAATTGAGATGAGCTATGTAGATGTTCCATTTTTAGCTTCAAAAGAGAAACAGCAGCATAAACTTGACAGAAGTCTTTTCCACCAGTGAACTTTGGAGTTGTAGGCAAGGCAGTACGGCAATCCCTATAATCACATGTTGCCCACTCACATAGAAAAAACACAGAGCAAATCAGGGGCAAGCTGACACTGCCAATCCACTTCAGTGAAGAGCGCAAACAAGGACTTACTTCAGCAATCCATGCTTCTTCAATAGTCATATCAGAGAAATCTCCAAAGAGGGAATTGTAAGCAGTCCTCAGATCACCCTCTACTGTCAGAGCTTTATCCAATGCCTGTAAAGCTTTGGGCACACCATAACCTTGGAGTCCAGGATTAACTATCTTCGCCAGATTTGCAGACCGTTTCTGAATTGAGGAAACAACAGATCCAAAGGACCAGTATCGATGATCAGAAGCCATATTACCAAAATCCACATTCTCTACCTTCAGAGAGTTACTTCTAACAAATAAATCAGGGGCCACACAGCTTGGCAGAGGAAAACAATCCAAGGCAACAAATGTATCAGGGATAGCAAGTATAAACCACCGCAGCATCTCAATTAGTGTAACAAGGAGAGAAGGCTTGCTGGAGTTATCAGTTAAACCTGAACCACCAGGACATAGAACATTTATCGCTCGAACAAGTATATCAATAAATATGCGTGCATAAGTCTGTGAGAGTGCAATCCTCTCTACAAGAACATAAATAATTGGCAATAGCAGCTCTAAAGCCTCAGCTGATTCCCTTTCCTGAATGTGGAAAATAAACATGTATCAGGACCACAAGCATTCAACAAGAAAGTAAGGTACAATGACAACAGAAGCATGCAGGGTAAACAATTACCTGAAGTTGGTTGAGAACCCACTCAACAACAAGTGATGAAACAAGCAGGCCTTCTGCAAAATGCCATTGCAAAAGGCGCACCATATATGACCATTTGAACTGCAAGGATGGCTCATCAACATCAAGAGTTGAAGATATAGAATCACTTCCATGTTGCGGTACACCAGCCAACATATTAGGTGAAGACTGATCTCTAGAGGGTATAGCTGCAAAAGCAccatcttttgaaaaaaaatcatccacaaGCTGCTGCACATATTCAATAACATCCTTAGTCCACAGCTCAGAACGAGCAGATTGTGCTTTATCAGGCCCAGATGAAACACTGGTCACAGCAGGCCGAACCTGAAAGTTTATAGCAAGCATGTTTTTTGCCAATTAGAATATCGAGAATTTAACCACATTAGaggaaaaaagaagataaacagTAAAGAAGGGTTTTAGAGTGAATTAAAACCTGATTGAGATAATTAACTTTGATGAACCAGGTTGCTTTGACTAACGGCACATTGTGACGAATAAGAACCTCAAAGAGTGTTTTCTTCCTATAACCATGAGGAATATTCTCAGCCAAAGAACGTAGCTGTTTATGCTGTTGTGCTAGACCCTGACAAGAGAAAGTTAACGGTTAACACTAAACCTCAACTATATAAATTCATGAATGTTGCTTTAGTGTATTTGACACAAATgcttattaaaagaaaattaaaaaattaaaaaaaacacacaaataagGAATAGAACCAGAATCAATTAAATGTTTAGAAATACAAAGGCATTTAATGCAAATCAACCAGTGGGCAAGGgtgcaaaataagaaaatacataaatgaaGTATCTCATTAACtagttgatgtatatatataatgataaaaagGCAAAAATAGCAGGATGAAAGAtgaaaaaagaaccaaaaaaaaaaactggtaATCAATCAGATAACAGAATTGGatacaaccaaataatcaaacCTCAATCCATTTCTTGCGGAAGTCTTCACTGCATGCCTTTTGATCTGGAAAAACTCCAGATTTTGTTAATAATGAACCAGAAAGAGAAACTCCATAAACTTGGCCAGCCTGTATATACCATAAACTTCAATATTAGCATCAAGCATAATAACACACCTGCTGAAGTTGCAAACACAGAAATGCAGATAGCAGATAGAGTTAACACAGCATAACAGGTCTCACAAAAGATAAATCATAAACATCTTTGGGGAAAAAAGCATGCGAAAGCTACCAACCTTCCGTTTTTGCGCTCGAGATTCTATAATAGCCCTGAGACGTTTTCGTATCGCCTAAAGGAATAATAGCAGTGGAGATATCTGTTAGATAACCATCAGAAGTAATGGCTTGCAATGTAACAAGCAATCAAGTTGAACATAAAAACctcattcccaaaaagaaaaaaaagaaagaaaacagaatataaaaggaaaaaatgctGGAAGAATGGCACTAAGCTTTCTCCCTTctcatgaaataaaatttaatgttgTGCAAAATGAATATTTACATTGCAAAAAAAACTTATACACAGTTAAATTCATagaataattcaaagaaaaccaaaaatgtcactaatttggttttttatcaaaataaaagatCCAAGGTTAGTCCACGCCATGCCTTCTTAATAACTCTTGTTCAGTAAAATACAACCTTTATATGCACTGGGACTAAAATGTTTAAGAATCAtcttttagttattaattatggTTTAAGTATCACAGACAAAAGATCAGGTTCTTCTCTATTCAAAGAATCATGTGAGAAAATATCGAGATCCCTTCCTCCAAATATATGACTGAAATAAACTGCTGATcaagaaaactaaataaataaataaacatacatatatatatatataattcaaatacAATAAAAGCCTCGATCAGCCAACCATGCCATTTAAATTGCATGAAACTATTACCTCCTTGCATTTTAAAATGAATTCTGGTTTCACAAACGCTGCAACATGAGTCAACACTATCTCTCTCGCTTCCTAGCAGAACCAAAAAAGGAACCAacgattaaataaataatgggcGAAGCAGTGCTATGAATTATTAAATGTGATGCAGAATGAAATATGTGTATACACATATCAAGGATAcaattttgcaatttttttcataaaaacgcTCGAGGCagttgttagattttatatttggtactagtgggccctatattgACTCTATAAGGGTTTaagggtcttacaccaaaaagtctcaagatttagtggctcaacctctatacctatatattaactcattacacttctattacacaaccgatgtggtattatatttccaacaccctccctcaagttcaactcgatCGAACTTGCTCAAacttgtacaccagaggtctgtttacCAGGACTTATACACTACTTTGtatctcagaggtcctacacatatggacttgtacactacttgtgtctcagaggtcctacacacatggacatGTACACCacttgtgtaaatatatattaggCTCTACtatatttctctgataccatgttagattttatatttttggtactagtgggccctatatgggcttatgggtcttacaccaaaaagtcgcaagacttagtggctcaacctctatatctatatataaactcattacacttctattacacaaccgatgtggtactatatttccaacagcAGTTTTGCATAGATATCCAATCATTCTACCTctgaaaattttccaaataaaataaaggtcaATAATGTTCTTTAAGTTTCCCATTTATATTGTCTCTCTTCTCATCTTAGACACTGATAGTTGACAATCTTACAAGACTAAAGTCTTTCACTCTTATGTGAAGAACATATGGATTTTCAAATTGGTGCAAAGGTTTGTAAACTCAAACTAACAAAGGAAACCATATTACTTGCTCAGTGCTGGAGAACTTGGAAAatgtagataaaaaaaaaaaaaattggcagtCTTTGTCATGTTGAGTAAATTCCGCATTTTGCCAGCacataatataaatatgtatgtCATTCATGTGAAGGATTGGATTTGGATGTTTGGTTCACTCATGGATTAGAACTTGTGTCTGAGAATAATACAATTTGAATCAACAATACAGATCGATAGaatgtaataaatattaaataaatcatatagtACATATAGTATGTCTTTGCAATTCTATAATTACTAAAACAAGCCAAGCAAGTTCAAAATCTCAGATGTTCTAAATACAAGCAGCCAAAACCATAGCATATTAATCTAAAGTATAGATGACATAAAATCCACAATAACTCCTAAATCAGTTCTAGAAGCCTGAGAgaacatttataacatattgCCACCAATAACAATACTCAGAAATGACAATCAAATTCACCTCGATTCCTTCAACAGTTTCCTTGTATCCTGACTGTAGATATTCCCTAGTTAATGTCTCTTCAGGACAGTTAGGAGTTTGCGGGTAGAAGTCAGGTGGTCCAAGGCTGcaagaaattttaaatagaacaacttcagaaaaaataattattgaaaacGTTTAGagcaaataatcaattaaaacttgCTCATCTTTAGCTAGAACAATATTGTCTGGCAGAAACACAAATGTCGCATAACCCAGAGTTCCGAAATCAAAATTATCACCAAATgaacaattaaattcattcataataatatttggaaataaaaagactaaaaaaagGAAACACACTTAAGAGTTTGTATTGAGACAATCAATCTAAAGAAAATATGAGTTTTGCTCTTTTTAGAAATCTGACTACTTGAGGTATTTAAGTAACCTACTAACTACGAATTTCAAGTTCAACAAGTTAACTTTTAAGTCTCATCTACAAACATAACTATGCAATTGAGTAATGGTCCACTAATCAAACGAAATCCCAACTCCATATGTGTGGACACAAGTGCACATCTCGTAGTAGGTCCCACCCATTACCAAATTATATTTTACCCataatcagaaaaaaatatatatatatatatatatatcgttatAATGAATCATCTGCAACTAGTAAAGCCCCAGTTCATTGCTCCCCCCCTTCCTTTTTTTATACTTCCGTTTGctcttgttttcttatatttaatttttagcgGGAAGAAAAGGAAACCAAAACACATGATGTACAAAAATTTTTCCAACAACCAACCAGATGAAACTTTGTTTACTAATGCAGAATTTACCGGGAACTAAGTGGTTCTTTCTCGCACTTTAGCTTGTAAGGTGTTAGTAGTGATGTCCTCCTGCAAATGCAAATTCAGGGCTAAGAAAATTAATtccagggaaaaaaaagaaccatacaaaaaaaaatatcatatagaacgttatcaaaatataaacaacataaaaatcaataatcaaGGCCTAGTTGAGattttgtgattaaaaaaaatgatcatgGACTGAAGGTGAGTCAATAGAATCATAAGATAAATTTCATCTTCCACATGAAAGGTTATCTTTTTACGATGGAACTTGTCTTTTCTTCGCTACTAAACTAGACCAAAAAAAGTAGAAAGTACAAATGCAagataaataaaacatcaaaatgtCGAAGAGAAAATTAAGATCATCTAATCTATCCACTAAACATTGTGaacatgataaataataaaaacattatttttctgAAGGAATGGAGCAAGAGTTCGATTCAAAATTAAAGGAAAGGTTTAAATTAGTTGCAATCTATCAAGTGATAACTTGAAAATGATTGAAGAACaattaaatttcaagtttaaaataaagtttaaagAAAACAACgaaccaaaaacttgattgcaaCAAACATAATAATTGAGAGATTAACCCAGGAATAATATGTTAACAACACTTTGTGGATTGATGGGAGCAAGAAAAAACCATGCAGAGCTAGCATGCATGTGATATCTTAAGCATGCTTTGAGATTTGGGTTGTGGTGTGAtcaacaatgaagaaaaaaccTTGTGGGATATATATCATATCAtccattagttaaaaaaattaaaatcacaatACTGCATCGATAGCCTGCCTAAATTCACATACATATACCTACTCAAGAAATAGCATGTGTACCATGTATTAAATTGCCaggcaaagaaacaaaatcactTTACTAATTGTCAAAACAAGATTCGAAAACTCTATAAGGGCATCTAAGTCAAAATCATAAAAGAGAATAGGTGACATTAAAAACGAGTATGGAAAGCAGACAATATGAAACTTAAAGCATACAGTGGGATGATCACCTGGGGAAATTAGGAGTTGAAAATGATGACTCCACCCTGGCAGCATCCCTTGCAGACGTCCCATTAATTGTACTATTATTAACTCCGCCAGCTGCACAGCTGGTAGCAGAATATCGTTGCATTATTCCCTACAGTCACCAGCATAATGCCCCCAACACGACTGTCGCTATCTACAACACAAACCACTCTCCATTCTACTTCACCTTTTATGTCTGACCATGAGGGGTTGAAGCCTGGGCAATATATGGCGTCACAGCAAAGTAACTGATCTCAGATGGCAAATGCAGCACAAACCACAATACCTATCTTGCAGAAGTGCTAGATCACAAACCTTCAAGTTCCAATCTTCAACATCTGCCACATATGGCAATACTTACTAGTATAGCAGCAAATGTAGATCTGGAGTATCAACTTAAGCCTTGAA
It encodes:
- the LOC120275492 gene encoding mediator of RNA polymerase II transcription subunit 12 isoform X2, with amino-acid sequence MVRHKSCAAGGVNNSTINGTSARDAARVESSFSTPNFPRRTSLLTPYKLKCEKEPLSSRLGPPDFYPQTPNCPEETLTREYLQSGYKETVEGIEEAREIVLTHVAAFVKPEFILKCKEAIRKRLRAIIESRAQKRKAGQVYGVSLSGSLLTKSGVFPDQKACSEDFRKKWIEGLAQQHKQLRSLAENIPHGYRKKTLFEVLIRHNVPLVKATWFIKVNYLNQVRPAVTSVSSGPDKAQSARSELWTKDVIEYVQQLVDDFFSKDGAFAAIPSRDQSSPNMLAGVPQHGSDSISSTLDVDEPSLQFKWSYMVRLLQWHFAEGLLVSSLVVEWVLNQLQERESAEALELLLPIIYVLVERIALSQTYARIFIDILVRAINVLCPGGSGLTDNSSKPSLLVTLIEMLRWFILAIPDTFVALDCFPLPSCVAPDLFVRSNSLKVENVDFGNMASDHRYWSFGSVVSSIQKRSANLAKIVNPGLQGYGVPKALQALDKALTVEGDLRTAYNSLFGDFSDMTIEEAWIAEVSPCLRSSLKWIGSVSLPLICSVFFLCEWATCDYRDCRTALPTTPKFTGGKDFCQVYAAVSLLKLKMEHLHSSSQFDSSSQIVVGNIGKAASLHDSLSGGTIVENVTGIENSSKGLSNKKHKVDLFQSPGPLHDVIVCWLDQHVAGKGEGLKCLMVFVMELVRYGIFYPQAYVRQLIISGIMDRDESQFDLERQKRHYQILKQLPGSCLFDVMEEARITKVPLLKEAVNVYSNERRLVLQGYLGGKSSQSKAGSGIRLGFSSQKQKDHSVAFRDGASPSLLESHRNFNVALSAMTANNEKSKVKIAELKVAISSLLHIPGPCSLSTESRFDESQRSNKRSLGSLSGKSDVIDVTPGCEECRRAKRQKLDDERSSPFQGFSSNWLDDEDIWWTRKGPKPQESFKVEPPLKSSKPGSRGRRKTQSLAQLQANRIESSHGASTSHVCDNKVSCPHHKSALAGENPNDADRMKMVSLSDISRTLKQLRMLEKRSISVWLVTTIRQLVEGNEKTASKAGHYASSFSTSFEDRNIVRWRLTEDELSTILYLLDISLDLTAAAKLLVWLFPKVFGGPSSTAHIGRNAMMPTKNKENTICDVGEAFLLSSLQRYENVLVSSDLLPEVLTAAMHRVVTVLPTNGRSHGTASLTYARNLLKKYRDIGSEWEKNFRTTCDQRTLAELDAIRQADSNMGFSPGVPGGMDDSDDNLRQKFSGRMSRFSGIMKELVQRRIEEAVQYFYGKERKPFAAAAVKNSSEKMDEGHHIAQEIFFGLCDCICQNGSASQEWDPTGVAAAVSAIVGNVGHAVAKILDLLAGNNYQLFSSTSSSINCARHILRIHILSLCLLKESLGERLGRIFDVTLANEASSAVSNAFSPGKPSRSQFQPSPENHDGNLNHPNENLNNSSKTFVGRAGKAAASVSALVVGAIVHGVASLERMVSVFKLKDGLDVQMFIRSSRSSSNGMSRSFGTFKIDHCIEVSVHWFRVLIGNCRTVFDGLVAEILGEPYTSALSRMQRMLPLSMVFPPAYSIFAMVIWRPYILNSNIATREDIQLYQHLSMAIGDAIKHQPFRDLCLRNTRMLYDLLASDIGDFEFASMLETHSPDKHLKTMAFIPLRARLILNALIDCKMPPFTLMKEDGSWVSVPGEPRAYSENETKLLDQLEQVLDTLQPAKFHWQWVELRLLLNEQALIEKIDTHNMQLVEAIKSLSPKAENFSLSENERNFIEIVLTRLLVRPDAASLYSEVVNLLGKSLEEFLLQNTKWVLAGSDVLLGRKSIRQRLATLAQLRGFTSKAQFWKPWGWSSPNANGPIDKTDKRKMEVTSIEEGEVVDEGVEVKRPGRMSFQLFDAEGFSPGQQYITDRALAELVLPCIDRSSSDSRNSFATELIKQLSTIEQQINMLTRGGGKQSGSASSAVEVSSSKGSSRKGLRGGSPGLGRRITGVTESSPPSAAALRASMWLRLQFLLRLLPIICADREQSARNMRHTLAAVILRLLGTRVVQEDADACHLITHKTPRREEEYLVNAPITASLDRSGDSLFDRFLCVLHCLLGNFKPSWLKAKPISKSTLKSRDFSAVDREVSEKLQVELDRMELPAAIRRRIQAAMPELPPSPPLTISCHPPLLTSTALASLQPGMSTPSQHAGNQRTSVPSARPTTTMQGKSRSSTAQDLDMEIDPWTLLEDGTGTASASNNSSNVGGPGADHSNLKACSWLKGAVRVRRTDLTYIGAMDDDS